The following proteins are co-located in the Vigna angularis cultivar LongXiaoDou No.4 chromosome 2, ASM1680809v1, whole genome shotgun sequence genome:
- the LOC108321227 gene encoding TMV resistance protein N — protein sequence MASVREAPSWKFHVFLSFRGEDTRNGFTDHLYAAFRGRGFAVFKDDEELERGEVISEALLKAIDESLCSVVVLSPHYASSRWCLDELLRILESRANFGRNVLPIFYNVDPADVRHQRGTFAEAFAKHGERFGSDEVRMWRQALKDVAALSGWTSKDTRETELIEEIVADVWEKLQTKLPSYDDELVGIDSRINSIYAFLRTDSQEVRFMSIWGMGGIGKTTLARFVYNKIHDQYDISCFLENVREVSSERDGLLCLQRKLLSHLKIRSMRIESLDQGKETIRNLLFNKKVLLVLDDLSSDIQVENLAGKPEWFGQGSRVIITTRDKHQLKSLHVCENYDVQVLNNYESLQLFCQKAFRGEKPEEAYLELSRSVVQYAGGVPLALKVLGSFLCGRSASVWEDALKMLRKDAQNDICKTLRISYDGLRDNEKAIFLDIACFFKGNTKDDVTRILENCDFNPLIGIEVLIEKSLVTCDGLHLGMHDLLQEMGRNIVFQESPNDASKRSRLWTLKDVDQVLRNNNGTESIQAIVLNLPEPYEACWNPDAFSKMSNLRMLMILNKLQLPLGLKCLPSRLKVLIWKEYPLESLPVGAQLDELVELHMCQSKIKHLWGGNKGNISIQYLFLENLKIVNLRNCTNVHRTPDFTGIPNLEKLDLEGCVNLVEVHASLGLLKKLSYLTFEDCKNLKILPRKLLLDSLKRLVLSGCSAVRKLPEFGESMKSLSELALEETSIAELPVSVGHLTGLTNLLLKGCKNIVCLPNTISNLKSLKRLNISGCSKISKLPDNLNENEALEFLNASETAIRELPSSIVLLKNLRLLLLRGCKDLASNSWSSLLLPFENILRFNSHPTPKRLILPSFSGLSSLRKLDLSYCNLHDGSIPEDLGCLSSLVTLDLSGNNFVCFPGSISELLKLERLLLKCCPRLESFPKLPPEVHYVNASDCGSMKPLSDPQQIWGHLASFAFDKLQDASNFRTLLVSPGNEIPSFFFYQKHLNQVQDIEYLKENYIWADSTVSIPMDLAQLRHRYHRSEWWGILVSLVVEDVESSPSQEYRIGWISKVPSFKNILQQLCHKTEQGFISGMHNHKYPHLLILYIPVHRARSFYVHDKFQLIFYCSSLKSKLVIKKCGRHILSKEDAENWRTKLSEWNTNSTNQCVENPRDCRLSPHFSSWRWISCLMVPQHCKTFLLAILCDRLPANERCSFCCLEGTVIHVLRDCTRATAIWVQMVPPEVCDEFFSTSLHDWMHRFLLKLWFPDRDYYADCLRFTITIWLLWKDRNRSIFKRNSPTDNDGLYSMIQSLVKEYSILLHLKGEEGTSAVNSVSQNSRLKLFVRLNVDGCCNGNPGNAGYGGLFRDVEGKWLGGFYGSLGLATNVKAELYAICQGLIAAWDLGYRTVLVETDSLEAINLIKEANIEDCAYGGLLADIRSLMQRNWSLDLIHSLRQDNACADMLSKLGTEQHEVYCFLAHPPQQLQLALVADALQVQLPCL from the exons ATGGCATCGGTGCGTGAAGCTCCGTCGTGGAAATTCCACGTGTTTCTGAGCTTCAGAGGAGAAGACACACGCAACGGTTTTACGGACCACCTCTACGCTGCGTTCAGGGGACGCGGCTTTGCCGTTTTCAAAGACGACGAAGAGCTGGAGAGAGGAGAAGTCATCTCGGAGGCGCTTCTGAAGGCGATCGACGAGTCTCTGTGTTCCGTGGTGGTTCTCTCGCCGCACTACGCCTCTTCGCGGTGGTGCTTGGACGAGCTCCTCAGGATACTGGAATCGCGAGCAAATTTCGGTCGCAACGTTCTGCCGATCTTCTACAACGTGGATCCCGCAGACGTAAGGCATCAACGAGGAACTTTCGCCGAAGCTTTTGCGAAGCATGGAGAGAGGTTTGGGAGCGATGAGGTTCGGATGTGGAGACAAGCGTTGAAGGACGTCGCGGCTTTGTCTGGCTGGACCTCTAAGGATAC GCGTGAAACAGAACTCATTGAAGAAATTGTTGCAGATGTGTGGGAAAAGTTACAAACTAAATTGCCATCCTATGATGATGAACTGGTTGGAATTGATTCTAGGATAAACAGCATTTATGCATTTTTAAGAACGGATTCACAGGAAGTTCGCTTTATGAGCATTTGGGGCATGGGTGGTATTGGAAAGACAACATTAGCCAGGTTTGTCTATAATAAAATCCATGACCAATATGATATTTCTTGCTTTCTTGAGAATGTTAGAGAGGTTTCTAGTGAAAGAGATGGTCTGCTTTGCTTACAAAGAAAATTGCTTTCccatttaaaaataagaagCATGAGAATTGAAAGTTTAGACCAAGGAAAGGAGACAATACGGAATCTTTTATTCAATAAGAAAGTTCTTCTTGTCCTCGATGATTTAAGTTCTGATATCCAAGTAGAGAATTTAGCTGGGAAGCCAGAATGGTTTGGTCAAGGGAGTAGAGTAATTATAACAACTAGAGATAAGCATCAACTTAAATCACTTCATGTGTGTGAGAACTATGATGTTCAGGTCTTGAATAATTATGAATCCCTTCAACTTTTTTGCCAAAAAGCGTTTAGAGGAGAAAAGCCTGAAGAAGCTTACTTAGAGTTGTCTAGATCTGTGGTTCAATATGCTGGAGGTGTTCCTTTGGCACTCAAAGTGTTGGGTTCATTTCTCTGTGGAAGAAGTGCTTCCGTATGGGAAGACGCTTTGAAAATGTTAAGGAAGGATGCACAAAATGATATTTGCAAGACTCTAAGAATAAGTTATGATGGATTACGAGATAACGAGAAGGCTATATTTCTAGATATTGCTTGTTTTTTCAAAGGAAACACCAAAGATGATGTAACACGAATATTGGAAAATTGTGATTTCAATCCACTGATTGGTATAGAAGTTCTAATTGAAAAATCATTAGTAACTTGTGATGGATTGCATTTGGGGATGCACGATTTGCTTCAGGAAATGGGTAGGAATATTGTTTTCCAAGAATCTCCTAATGATGCCAGCAAGAGGAGTAGGCTGTGGACACTCAAGGACGTTGATCAAGTATTGAGAAATAATAAT GGAACCGAATCCATTCAAGCTATAGTTTTAAATTTGCCTGAGCCTTATGAAGCATGTTGGAATCCGGACGCTTTTTCAAAGATGAGTAATCTTAGAATGCTCATGATATTGAATAAATTGCAACTTCCGCTTGGTCTCAAATGTCTTCCCAGTAGATTAAAAGTTCTTATATGGAAGGAATATCCTCTTGAATCCCTGCCTGTTGGAGCCCAACTCGATGAACTTGTTGAGCTTCATATGTGTCAAAGCAAAATAAAGCACCTTTGGGGGGGGAACAAAGGTAACATTTCCATTCAATATCTG TTTCTGGAAAATTTGAAGATCGTCAATTTGAGAAATTGCACAAACGTACACAGAACTCCAGATTTCACTGGAATTCCAAATCTTGAAAAATTGGATCTTGAAGGCTGTGTAAACCTAGTTGAGGTTCATGCATCTCTTGGACTTCTTAAAAAGCTTTCGTACCTGACATTTGAAGATTGCAAAAATCTCAAAATCCTTCCTAGAAAACTGTTATTAGATTCTTTAAAACGTCTAGTTCTTTCAGGCTGCTCCGCAGTTAGAAAGCTTCCTGAGTTTGGAGAAAGTATGAAAAGTCTATCCGAGCTTGCTTTAGAGGAGACTTCCATAGCTGAACTACCCGTGTCTGTTGGTCACTTGACAGGTCTTACTAACTTGCTTTTAAAGGGTTGCAAAAATATTGTTTGCCTTCCAAATACCATTTCTAATTTGAAATCTCTCAAAAGGCTCAATATCTCTGGTTGTTCAAAAATTTCTAAACTACCTGataatttgaatgaaaatgaGGCTTTGGAATTTTTAAATGCAAGCGAAACTGCTATTAGGGAATTGCCTTCATCCATTGTTCTTCTAAAAAATCTCAGACTGCTTTTACTTCGTGGGTGCAAAGACTTAGCATCAAACTCATGGAGCTCACTTCTTCTCCCTTTTGAGAACATTCTCAGGTTTAATAGTCATCCAACACCAAAGAGATTGATCTTGCCTTCTTTTTCTGGTCTATCCTCATTGAGGAAACTGGACTTGAGTTATTGCAATCTCCATGATGGATCAATTCCTGAAGATCTTGGCTGCTTATCATCATTGGTAACGTTAGATCTAAGTGGAAACAATTTTGTATGCTTTCCTGGTAGCATCTCTGAACTTTTGAAGCTAGAAAGACTATTATTGAAGTGCTGCCCGAGGCTGGAGTCATTTCCTAAGCTGCCACCAGAAGTACATTATGTAAATGCAAGTGATTGTGGTTCAATGAAACCTTTATCAGATCCGCAACAGATATGGGGTCATTTGGCATCATTTGCCTTTGATAAG TTGCAAGATGCCAGTAACTTTAGAACCTTATTGGTAAGTCCAGGAAACGAAATtccatcattttttttctatcaaaaaCATCTCAACCAGGTCCAAGACATAGAATACTTGAAAGAAAACTACATCTGGGCCGACTCTACTGTGTCAATACCGATGGACTTAGCTCAACTTCGTCACCGGTATCATAGAAGTGAATGGTGGGGAATTTTGGTTTCCCTAGTTGTAGAAGATGTGGAGTCTTCACCTTCACAGGAATATCGCATTGGTTGGATTTCAAAGGTTCCtagtttcaaaaatattttgcagCAGCTGTGTCACAAGACGGAGCAGGGATTCATCTCTGGAATGCATAATCATAAATATCCTCACCTGTTGATTTTATATATTCCGGTTCATAGGGCTCGCTCGTTTTATGTTCATGACAAGTTTcaactaatattttattgttctaGTCTCAAGAGCAAATTAGTGATAAAGAAATGTGGACGGCACATATTAAGTAAGGAAGATGCTGAAAACTGGCGCACAAAACTGTCTGAATGGAACACTAATTCCACCAATCAATGTGTTGAAAATCCAAGGGACTGCCGCTTATCTCCACACTTTTCATCCTGGAGATGGATATCCTGTCTCATGGTTCCCCAACACTGCAAGACTTTCCTCTTGGCCATCCTCTGTGATCGCTTGCCTGCTAATGAAAGGTGCTCATTCTGCTGCTTGGAAGGAACTGTCATCCATGTTTTACGAGACTGTACCAGAGCTACTGCAATATGGGTTCAAATGGTTCCTCCTGAGGTGTGTGATGAGTTTTTTTCAACATCTCTTCATGACTGGATGCACAGGTTCCTTCTGAAGCTCTGGTTTCCCGACAGGGACTATTATGCTGACTGTTTGAGGTTTACCATCACGATCTGGCTACTTTGGAAGGATAGAAATAGGTCCATCTTCAAGCGAAATTCTCCAACAGATAATGATGGGTTGTATTCAATGATTCAGTCTCTAGTAAAAGAATATTCAATTCTTTTGCATCTGAAAGGGGAAGAGGGTACTTCTGCTGTGAATTCTGTCTCACAGAACTCACGTCTAAAACTTTTTGTCAGGCTGAACGTTGATGGCTGTTGTAATGGCAATCCTGGAAATGCTGGTTATGGGGGTCTCTTTCGTGACGTAGAGGGAAAGTGGCTTGGTGGGTTTTATGGATCTCTTGGCCTTGCAACGAATGTGAAAGCTGAGCTTTATGCCATTTGTCAGGGTTTGATCGCAGCTTGGGATTTGGGTTACCGAACCGTGCTGGTTGAAACTGATTCATTAGAAGCAATAAATCTCATTAAGGAGGCCAATATTGAGGATTGTGCCTATGGTGGCTTGCTTGCTGACATACGTTCCCTCATGCAAAGAAATTGGTCCTTGGACTTGATCCATTCTCTTAGACAAGATAATGCATGTGCAGACATGTTATCAAAGCTGGGAACTGAGCAGCATGAGGTCTATTGCTTTCTGGCCCATCCACCTCAGCAGCTTCAACTGGCATTGGTGGCTGATGCCCTGCAAGTTCAACTTCCTTGCCTCTAG
- the LOC108321218 gene encoding uncharacterized protein LOC108321218 encodes MANWRKQQGESHHQVAHWRSYSNSRKPPLDNYHSNLPAWEKKFCSSIGSVPWRKIVETKQYMHLFDNVVNWDDSAGKEAFENAKRKYWADINGIPCTVSLPDPDIYIDNVDWNAIVDPELILDLEREALRVPCKGVVRNDQDVVIIGGALYLNDQKLPCTGWGDDEEEQPKPSAPTTAITCWGTNLHENIEVESGQQDHADPAKEVELLGWKNDSWGWNHRENYGGGGGGDMNKMGRGRNGGGYGNWGTCDGHYRRRENNAWSKTPHAYNGNNNENNVNRGRRNYRGGGGRKGNLIYVPKEVLPTPAAW; translated from the exons ATGGCTAATTGGAGAAAACAACAAGGTGAGAGTCATCATCAAGTGGCTCACTGGCGATCCTATTCCAACAGCAGAAAGCCTCCTTTGG ACAATTACCATTCAAACCTGCCTGCCTGGGAAAAGAAATTTTGTTCTTCAATTGGCTCAGTTCCATGGCGAAAGATTGTAGAAACCAAGCAATATATGCATCTGTTTGATAATGTGGTGAACTGGGATGACTCTGCTGGCAAGGAAGCATTTGAAAATGCAAAAAGGAAGTATTGGGCTGACATCAACGGCATTCCCTGCACCGTATCGTTGCCTGATCCAGACATTTACATCGATAATGTAGATTGGAATGCAATTGTTGACCCTGAACTTATTCTGGATTTGGAAAGAGAAGCATTAAGAGTCCCTTGTAAGGGAGTGGTAAGAAATGATCAAGATGTTGTGATTATTGGTGGTGCTCTATACTTAAATGATCAGAAGCTTCCATGTACTGGATGGGGGGACGATGAAGAGGAACAGCCAAAACCTTCTGCTCCAACTACTGCTATCACATGCTGGGGGACAAACCTGCATGAAAACATTGAAGTAGAATCTGGACAACAGGATCATGCCGACCCTGCAAAAGAAGTCGAATTGCTGGGTTGGAAGAATGATTCTTGGGGGTGGAATCATAGGGAAAActatggtggtggtggtggtggtgacaTGAACAAAATGGGAAGAGGAAGAAACGGTGGTGGATATGGCAATTGGGGAACATGTGATGGCCATTACAGAAGGAGAGAAAACAATGCTTGGTCTAAAACCCCTCATGCATATAATGGTAACAATAATGAGAATAATGTGAATAGGGGAAGAAGAAACTATAGAGGTGGAGGAGGAAGAAAGGGGAATTTGATTTATGTGCCTAAGGAGGTTCTTCCTACACCTGCTGCATGGTAA
- the LOC108321228 gene encoding glycosyltransferase-like At2g41451, with product MAGALSNRQFQHQPPSSFSRLLLLLTLLPLTLASIAFVLQWRGGVTDPLTRWSPDQPQFPGMSLADSTPSRRTSDCSNPLSQSLNPSFPYFRDWNFDFSSHLSPKICVTTSTSAGLEQTLPWIFYHKVIGVSSFLLFVEGKAALPNVTRVLESIPGVKVVFRTRELEEQQAKSRIWNETWLASFFYKPCNYELFVKQSLNMEMAIVMARDSGMDWIIHLDTDELMHPAGTPEYSLRQLLADVPGNVDMVIFPNYESSVERDDIKEPFSEVSMFKKNYDHLPKDVYFGNYKESTRGNPNYFLTYGNGKSAARIQDHLRPNGAHRWHNYMKTPKEIKLEEAAVLHYTYTKFSDLTSRRDRCGCKPTKEDVKRCFMLDFDRSAFIIASTATEEEMLQWYRERIVWTDKALNMRLMRKGILTRIYAPTIIIQSLRESGVFSSVIAKATQTNLSKEKFLKSVDSSNSTRNSRSDMLSSRKFDAGRLSQATGRRILKVIDDSLPSAIPPLSPPNYDHADLIT from the exons ATGGCGGGTGCACTCTCCAACAGACAATTCCAGCACCAACCACCATCCTCCTTCTCGCGCCTCCTCCTTCTCCTCACTCTCCTCCCTCTCACCCTCGCCTCCATCGCTTTCGTCCTCCAATGGCGCGGTGGCGTCACCGACCCCCTCACCCGCTGGTCACCCGATCAACCCCAGTTTCCCGGCATGTCCTTAGCCGATTCCACTCCCTCTCGCCGCACCTCCGATTGTTCCAACCCCCTTTCCCAGTCTCTCAACCCCTCTTTCCCCTACTTCCGCGACTGGAACTTCGATTTCTCCTCCCACCTCTCACCTAAG ATATGTGTCACCACGAGCACCTCCGCTGGGTTGGAGCAGACGCTGCCGTGGATCTTCTACCACAAGGTCATCGGAGTCTCCAGCTTCCTCCTCTTCGTCGAAGGGAAGGCTGCGTTGCCTAATGTCACTAGGGTTTTAGAGAGCATTCCC GGGGTGAAGGTTGTGTTTAGAACGAGGGAGTTAGAGGAGCAGCAAGCTAAAAG CCGAATATGGAATGAGACTTGGTTGGCAAGCTTCTTCTACAAACCATGTAACTATGAGTTGTTTGTGAAGCAATCTTTGAATATGGAAATGGCTATTGTCATGGCAAGG gATTCTGGAATGGATTGGATCATCCATTTGGACACTGATGAGCTGATGCATCCAGCAGGAACCCCTGAGTACTCTTTAAGGCAGTTGTTAGCTGATGTGCCCGGAAATGTTGATATGGTCATTTTTCCTAATTAT gAAAGCAGTGTGGAGAGAGATGATATCAAGGAGCCTTTCAGTGAG GTTTCAATGTTCAAGAAGAACTACGATCATCTTCCAAAGGATGTATATTTTGGAAATTATAAAGAATCAACCCGTGGCAATCCAAACTATTTTCTTACTTATGGAAATGGGAAATCAGCTGCCAGGATTCAGGATCATCTCCGTCCGAATGGTGCCCACAGATGGCATAACTATATGAAGACACCCAA AGAGATAAAATTGGAAGAAGCTGCTGTTCTGCATTACACCTACACCAAATTTTCTGATTTGACTTCAAGACGTGATCGGTGTGGCTGCAAGCCTACTAAAGAAGATGTTAAAAGATGCTTCATGTTGGATTTTGATAGATCT GCATTCATAATTGCTTCCACTGCAACTGAGGAAGAAATGCTTCAATG GTATCGTGAACGGATTGTCTGGACTGATAAAGCACTTAACATGAGACTTATGAGGAAAGGCATCTTGACTCGTATTTATGCTCCCACG ATTATTATTCAAAGTTTGAGGGAATCTGGTGTGTTTAGCTCCGTGATTGCAAAAGCTACTCAAACGAATTTATCAAAAGAGAAGTTTTTAAAATCTGTTGACAGTAGCAATTCAACTAGGAATTCCAGATCAGATATGTTATCTTCTAGAAAATTTGATGCCGGCAGGTTATCCCAAGCAACTGGGAGAAGAATTTTGAAAGTTATAGATGATTCACTCCCATCTGCAATCCCACCGTTGTCTCCACCAAACTACGATCATGCTGACCTGATTACTTAA